The DNA region CCGTCAACGCGGTGCTCAGCGACACGGGCGACGATCTGGCCCGGGTCCGTGACGCTCTTTCGGACGTCGAGGGTTCGGGCGCCAACAGTGTCCTCGCCTTCAACGACGCGAGCGCCGCGGCGGAGGGTACCGGCGAGGGCTTCTACTCCGACGGTTCGTTCCTCCAGCACTACAAGCATCCGTACAACGGCGGGTACGGCAAGGAACTGCTGAACAACCTGTCCCGGCTGCTGAACCTCCTCGCCGGTACCACGTGGGCGGTCACCGACCCCGACCTCGACAACATCCGCAGCTGGGTCGACGACGGCTTCGACCCGCTGCTGGTGCGCGGCGACGTGATGGCGTCGGTGTGCGGGCGCGAGATCGCCCGCCCCAGCAAGCAGGGCCATGTGTCGGCGCAGACGGTCATCGAGGCGGTGGTGCGCCTGATCCCGAGCTTCCCCGGCGAGACGGCCGACCGGTTCACCTCCCTGGTCAAGCAGTGGATCGCCGAGGACACCTACCGGGACTTCCTGGCCGTCACCGACCTCGCCTCGCTGGTCGCCGCCCGGCAGGTCATCGCCTCCCCGGTGCCGGCCCGGGGGCCGCTGGTCGCGCACAAGCAGCACCCGCGGATGGACAAGGCGGCCCACCGCCGGCCGTCCTTCTCGCTCGGCATCTCCGCGTACTCGTCCCGGATCTACAACTACGAGTCGATCCAGAACGAGAACCTGCACGCCTGGCACCTCTCCGACGGCATGGTCCTGCTCTACACCGACGACCTCGGGCACTACAGCGAGGACTACTGGCCGACCGTCGACCCGGCCCGGCTGCCCGGCACCACCGTCATCGCCGGGCGCCCGGCGGACGCAGCGGGCCAGCGCACCACCAGCACGGCCGACTGGGCGGGCGGCACAGCACTGCCTGGCACGACGCTCGGCGCGTACGGCATGGAGCTGCGCGCGTACGGCAGTTCGCTGCACGGGCTGAAGAGCTGGTTCTGCCTGGACGATGTGATCGCCTGCGTCGGCTCGGGCATCGGCGCCGACGCGGGCACGGCCGAGACGGTCGTGGAGAACCGGAAGCTGCGGGACCCGAAGGCGGCCCTGATCGTCAACGGCACCGCGGCGCCCACGGACGCCGGCTGGTCGGCCCGCCTCGACAAGGTCCGGTGGCTGCATGTGGCCGGAACCGGCGGCTACATCTTCCCCGAGCCCGCCACGCTGAACGGTCTGCGTGAGGAGCGCACCGCGACCTGGCGCGAGATCAACCTCAAGTACGGCACGGACACCTCGGTCACCCGCCCGTATCTGACGCTCTGGCAGGACCACGGCGCCGCACCGAGCGGGGCGGGCTACTACTGGCTGCAGGCCCCGGCGGCCTCGGCCGAGCGGACCAGGCAGTGGTCGTCCGCGCCGCCGGTGAAGCTGATCGCCCGCTCCACCGCCGTGCACGCGGTACGCCGCTGCGCGGACGGACTGGTCGCCGCGAACTTCTGGACCGCCGGCACCGCGCAGGAGCTGACCTCGGACGGCCCGGCCTCGGTGCTGGTGCGGCCGGACGGGAAGACCGTGAAGGTGTCGCTGTCCGACCCGACACAGCTGCGGTCCTCGGTCGTGCTGGACCTGGCACAGCGTGGCCTGAGCGTCGTCTCCGCCGATCCGGGTGTCAGCGCCGCACCCACCGGCAACGGCATCCGGATCACCGCCGACACCACCGGCCGCCACGGTGCAACCCTCAACCTCACCCTGAAGAGGAGCTAGACCCTTGCTGTTCGACATGCCTCTGGACCGGCTGCACGACTACCGGCCGGAGCCGGAGGAGCCGGCCGACTTCGACGCCTTCTGGGAGAAGACGCTCACCGAGACGGCCCGCCACGACCTGGACGCCGAGTTCGTCCCGTACGACGCCGGGTTCGCGACCATCGACGTGTTCGACGTGACGTTCCGGGGCTGGGGCGGCCAGCCGGTGAAGGCCTGGCTGCTGCTGCCGAAGACGCGTTCCGGCCCGCTGCCCGCCGTGGTCCAGTACATCGGCTACAACGGCGGCCGGGGCATTCCGTACTCCTGGCTGACCTGGAGCTCGCTCGGGTACGCGCATCTGGTGATGGACAACCGGGGCCAGGGCGGTGGCGGCAAGAACACCGCGGACACCCCGGACATCGGGCCGGACGGGCACGGCTCCTCCTCCCCCGGCTTCCTGACCCGCGGCATCGAGGACCCGTACCGCCACTACTACCGGCGGCTGATCACGGACGCGGTGCGGGCGGTGGACGCGGCGAAGGCCCACGAGGCGGTGGACGCCTCGCGGGTGGCGGTGCTCGGCGGCAGCCAGGGCGGCGGGCTCGCGCTGGCCGTCGCCGGCCTGCGGGACGACATCGTGGCCGCCGTCGCCGATGTGCCGTTCCTCTGCCACTACCGGCGCGCCTCGCAGATCACGGACGCCGGACCGTACGCGGAGATCGCCCGCTGGCTGTCCGGGCACCGCTTCCGGATCGATGAGGCGATGGAGACCCTGTCCTACTTCGACGGGGTCAACTTCGCGGCGCGGGCGACCGCCCCGGCGTGGTTCTCGGTCGGCCTGATGGACAAGATCTGCCCGTCGTCCACGGTGTTCGCCGCCTATCACCGCTACGCGGGTCCGGCACAGATCGAGGTGTTCACGTACAACGGGCACGAGGGCGGCGCCGAGTACGACCTGCCGCGCAAGCTCGGCGCGCTGCGGGGCGTGTTCGGCGGGTAGCGGACCACGGTCACCGGCCCAGCGCCGCCATCGCGGCGTTGTGGCCGGGCACCCCGCTGACCCCACCGCCGCGTACCGCACCGGCCCCGCAGAGCAGCACATTGGCGTGTGCCGTCTCCACCCCCCACCGGCCGGTGGACTCCGTGGCGTACGGGAAGGCGAGGTCCCGGTGGAAGATGTGGCCGCCGGGCAGCCGCAAGTCCCGCTCCAGGTCGAGCGGGGTCTTCGCCTCGATGCACGGCTCGCCGTTCTCGTCGCGGGCCAGGCAGTCGGTGACCGGCTCGTCCAGGTGCGCGTCGAGTTGGGCGAGCGTCGCCGCCAGCAGCTCGGCCCGCGTCGCCGCGTTGTCGGCGGCGAAGAGCCGGGCGGGGGTGTGCAGACCGAAGAGGGTGAAGGTCTGGTAGCCGCGGGCGGCCAGGTCCGGGCCGAGGATCGACGGGTCGGTCAACGAGTGG from Streptomyces sp. NBC_01591 includes:
- a CDS encoding polysaccharide lyase 8 family protein yields the protein MTNPGTTPGTTRRTVLASAAALGAAAALPLTLNAAGTAHAATATVVDNAASLRARWHTLLTGGPGLDLTDPQIAAAVARIGKAATTSVKGLDPARTDGLFPDLTSTALSNHVTTSFKRLATVATAWAVPGTPQYGDTALRDLLLAGLDWMLTNRYGPTHTRFDNDWDWEIGSALALNDATVLLYDVLGTERLGRITAAVRHYTPDPNLWRADRQIATGANRVWISTVVAVNAVLSDTGDDLARVRDALSDVEGSGANSVLAFNDASAAAEGTGEGFYSDGSFLQHYKHPYNGGYGKELLNNLSRLLNLLAGTTWAVTDPDLDNIRSWVDDGFDPLLVRGDVMASVCGREIARPSKQGHVSAQTVIEAVVRLIPSFPGETADRFTSLVKQWIAEDTYRDFLAVTDLASLVAARQVIASPVPARGPLVAHKQHPRMDKAAHRRPSFSLGISAYSSRIYNYESIQNENLHAWHLSDGMVLLYTDDLGHYSEDYWPTVDPARLPGTTVIAGRPADAAGQRTTSTADWAGGTALPGTTLGAYGMELRAYGSSLHGLKSWFCLDDVIACVGSGIGADAGTAETVVENRKLRDPKAALIVNGTAAPTDAGWSARLDKVRWLHVAGTGGYIFPEPATLNGLREERTATWREINLKYGTDTSVTRPYLTLWQDHGAAPSGAGYYWLQAPAASAERTRQWSSAPPVKLIARSTAVHAVRRCADGLVAANFWTAGTAQELTSDGPASVLVRPDGKTVKVSLSDPTQLRSSVVLDLAQRGLSVVSADPGVSAAPTGNGIRITADTTGRHGATLNLTLKRS
- a CDS encoding acetylxylan esterase, with product MLFDMPLDRLHDYRPEPEEPADFDAFWEKTLTETARHDLDAEFVPYDAGFATIDVFDVTFRGWGGQPVKAWLLLPKTRSGPLPAVVQYIGYNGGRGIPYSWLTWSSLGYAHLVMDNRGQGGGGKNTADTPDIGPDGHGSSSPGFLTRGIEDPYRHYYRRLITDAVRAVDAAKAHEAVDASRVAVLGGSQGGGLALAVAGLRDDIVAAVADVPFLCHYRRASQITDAGPYAEIARWLSGHRFRIDEAMETLSYFDGVNFAARATAPAWFSVGLMDKICPSSTVFAAYHRYAGPAQIEVFTYNGHEGGAEYDLPRKLGALRGVFGG